The Molothrus ater isolate BHLD 08-10-18 breed brown headed cowbird chromosome 28, BPBGC_Mater_1.1, whole genome shotgun sequence genome contains a region encoding:
- the CIAO1 gene encoding probable cytosolic iron-sulfur protein assembly protein CIAO1, whose amino-acid sequence MPEALSLLCRVSAHPESRCWALAWSPSGALLASCGGDRTVRIWGREGSGWACRAVLADGHQRTVRRVAWSPCGQFLASASFDGTTCVWRRHEHGFEVVATLEGHENEVKSVAWAPSGSLLATCSRDKSVWVWEVDEEEQEFECVSVLSAHSQDVKHVVWHPSQELLASASYDDTVRLYREDEDDWVCCATLEGHTSTVWAVAWERSGQRLVSCSDDRTLRVWQRSQGHGAGSEHSWQCVCTLSGYHGRSIYDVAWCHLTGAVATACGDDAVRVFEEVSPVSPGSPVTFSLAAHVPRAHAQDANGVAWHPREPGLLASCGDDGDIAFWQYQRPEGL is encoded by the exons aTGCCCGAGGCGCTGTCGCTGCTGTGCCGGGTGTCCGCGCACCCCGAGTCCCGCTGCTGGGCCCTGGCCTGGAGCCCCAGCGGGGCCCTGCTGGCGTCCTGCGGCGGGGACCGGACCGTGAGGATATGGGGCCGGGAGG GCTCGGGCTGGGCGTGCCGGGCGGTGCTGGCGGACGGGCACCAGCGCACCGTGCGCCGCGTGGCCTGGTCACCGTGCGGGCAGTTCCTGGCCTCGGCCAGCTTCGATGGCACCACCTGCGTCTGGAGGCGCCACGAGCACGGCTTCGAG gtggTGGCCACGCTGGAGGGGCACGAGAATGAGGTGAAGTCGGTGGCTTGGGCACCCTCGGGGTCACTGCTGGCCACCTGCAGCCGTGACAAGAGCGTCTGGGTCTGGGAGG tGGACGAGGAGGAGCAGGAGTTCGAGTGTGTCAGCGTGCTGAGCGCCCACAGCCAGGACGTCAAGCACGTGGTGTGGCACCCCAGCCAGGAG ctgctggccagTGCCAGCTACGATGACACGGTGCGGCTGTACCGCGAGGACGAGGACGACTGGGTGTGCTGTGCCACCCTGGAGGGACACACGTCCACCGTGTGGGCAGTGGCCTGGGAGCGCTCGGGCCAGCGCCTGGTGTCCTGCAGCGATGACCGCACCCTGCGCGTGTGGCAGCGCAGCCAGGGACACG gcgCTGGCTCggagcacagctggcagtgTGTCTGCACCCTGTCCGGCTACCACGGGCGCAGCATCTACGACGTGGCCTG gtgtcacctGACGGGCGCGGTGGCCACGGCGTGCGGTGACGACGCCGTGCGGGTGTTTGAGGaggtgtccccggtgtccccgggcTCCCCGGTGACGTTCAGCCTGGCCGCCCACGTGCCGCGGGCGCACGCCCAGGACGCCAACGGGGTGGCCTGGCACCCGCGGGAGCCGGGGCTGCTGGCGTCCTGCGGGGACGACGGGGACATCGCCTTCTGGCAGTACCAGCGCCCCGAGGGGCTCTGA
- the LOC118695153 gene encoding uncharacterized protein LOC118695153 isoform X2 gives MASRSTQCSPEPSHDLQDHPMFSRTSPWPPGHLGDLQDPPVASRTFPMASRITQSSPEPPHGLWEPPVASRSTQCSPEPSHGLQDHPKFSRTSPWPPGSPKVLQNLPKCPPGPSQAPQPPPVSPARPRCPSPVGFVGPGRVWGPRANKPQDGPKSPRSHKDLTGVWDQGFGIGGFGIPRVWDQSGIWDQGSLGSQEFGISQGFGIRAVWDPKSLGSVRDLGSGEFGIPRVWDQSGIWDQWGSLGFIGGFGIGEFGVQEFGIGEFGPRSLGSRNFGIGEFGSGNLGSKSLGSQEFGIWEFGIGEFGIPRFWDLGI, from the exons ATGGCCTCCAGGAGCACCCAGTGTTCTCCAGAACCTTCCCATGATCTCCAGGATCACCCAATGTTCTCCAGAACCTCCCCATGGCCTCCAGGACACCTCGGGGACCTCCAGGATCCTCCTGTGGCCTCCAGAACCTTCCCCATGGC CTCCAGGATCACCCAAAGTTCTCCAGAACCTCCCCATGGCCTCTGGGAACCTCCTGTGGCCTCCAGGAGCACCCAGTGTTCTCCAGAACCTTCCCATGGCCTCCAGGATCACCCAAAGTTCTCCAGAACCTCCCCATGGCCTCCAGGATCACCCAAAGTTCTCCAGAAC CTTCCCAAATGTCCTCCAGGACCTTCCCaagccccccagccccccccagtgtccccagcccgtcCTCGCTGTCCCTCCCCAGTTGGGTTTGTGGGGCCGGGGCGGGTTTGGGGTCCCAGAGCCAATAAACCCCAGGATGGCCCAAAATCCCCCCGGTCCCACAAGGACCTGACAGGAGTTTGGgatcagggatttgggatcgggggatttgggatcccaaGAGTTTGGGATCagtcagggatttgggatcagggcAGTTTGGGATCCCAAGAGTTTGGGATCagtcagggatttgggatcagggcAGTTTGGGATCCCAAGAGTTTGGGATCagtcagggatttgggatcaggggAGTTTGGGATCCCAAGAGTTTGGGATCagtcagggatttgggatcagtGGGGGAGTTTGGGATTCATCGGGGGATTTGGGATCGGGGAGTTTGGGGTCCAAGAGTTTGGGATCGGGGAATTTGGACCCAGGAGTTTGGGGtccaggaattttgggattGGGGAGTTTGGATCGGGGAATTTGGGATCAAAGAGTTTGGGATCCCAAGAGTTTGGGatctgggaatttgggattggggaatttgggatccCAAGATTTTGGGATCTGGGAATTTAG
- the LOC118695153 gene encoding uncharacterized protein LOC118695153 isoform X1, translating to MASRSTQCSPEPSHDLQDHPMFSRTSPWPPGHLGDLQDPPVASRTFPMASRITQNSPKPSHGLWEPPVASRTPQGPPGAPSVLQNLPMATRNLLWPPGSLNVLQNLPMASRITQSSPEPPHGLWEPPVASRSTQCSPEPSHGLQDHPKFSRTSPWPPGSPKVLQNLPKCPPGPSQAPQPPPVSPARPRCPSPVGFVGPGRVWGPRANKPQDGPKSPRSHKDLTGVWDQGFGIGGFGIPRVWDQSGIWDQGSLGSQEFGISQGFGIRAVWDPKSLGSVRDLGSGEFGIPRVWDQSGIWDQWGSLGFIGGFGIGEFGVQEFGIGEFGPRSLGSRNFGIGEFGSGNLGSKSLGSQEFGIWEFGIGEFGIPRFWDLGI from the exons ATGGCCTCCAGGAGCACCCAGTGTTCTCCAGAACCTTCCCATGATCTCCAGGATCACCCAATGTTCTCCAGAACCTCCCCATGGCCTCCAGGACACCTCGGGGACCTCCAGGATCCTCCTGTGGCCTCCAGAACCTTCCCCATGGCCTCCAGGATCACTCAAAATTCTCCAAAACCTTCCCATGGCCTCTGGGAACCTCCTGTGGCCTCCAGGACACCTCAGGGGCCTCCAGGAGCACCCAGTGTTCTCCAGAACCTTCCCATGGCCACTAGGAACCTCTTGTGGCCTCCAGGATCACTCAACGTTCTTCAGAACCTCCCCATGGCCTCCAGGATCACCCAAAGTTCTCCAGAACCTCCCCATGGCCTCTGGGAACCTCCTGTGGCCTCCAGGAGCACCCAGTGTTCTCCAGAACCTTCCCATGGCCTCCAGGATCACCCAAAGTTCTCCAGAACCTCCCCATGGCCTCCAGGATCACCCAAAGTTCTCCAGAAC CTTCCCAAATGTCCTCCAGGACCTTCCCaagccccccagccccccccagtgtccccagcccgtcCTCGCTGTCCCTCCCCAGTTGGGTTTGTGGGGCCGGGGCGGGTTTGGGGTCCCAGAGCCAATAAACCCCAGGATGGCCCAAAATCCCCCCGGTCCCACAAGGACCTGACAGGAGTTTGGgatcagggatttgggatcgggggatttgggatcccaaGAGTTTGGGATCagtcagggatttgggatcagggcAGTTTGGGATCCCAAGAGTTTGGGATCagtcagggatttgggatcagggcAGTTTGGGATCCCAAGAGTTTGGGATCagtcagggatttgggatcaggggAGTTTGGGATCCCAAGAGTTTGGGATCagtcagggatttgggatcagtGGGGGAGTTTGGGATTCATCGGGGGATTTGGGATCGGGGAGTTTGGGGTCCAAGAGTTTGGGATCGGGGAATTTGGACCCAGGAGTTTGGGGtccaggaattttgggattGGGGAGTTTGGATCGGGGAATTTGGGATCAAAGAGTTTGGGATCCCAAGAGTTTGGGatctgggaatttgggattggggaatttgggatccCAAGATTTTGGGATCTGGGAATTTAG